One window from the genome of Dioscorea cayenensis subsp. rotundata cultivar TDr96_F1 chromosome 3, TDr96_F1_v2_PseudoChromosome.rev07_lg8_w22 25.fasta, whole genome shotgun sequence encodes:
- the LOC120253290 gene encoding LOW QUALITY PROTEIN: nudix hydrolase 3 (The sequence of the model RefSeq protein was modified relative to this genomic sequence to represent the inferred CDS: substituted 1 base at 1 genomic stop codon) produces MAEHQEELLDVLTKTGEKTGENKPRSLVHRDGDYHRAVHVWIYAESTGELLLQRRADCKDSWPGLWDISSAGHISSGDSSLLTARRELAEELGIHLPNNAFELIFCFSPRVVVPXMTGKYINNEYNDVYLVTTLAPIPMEAFTLQETEVSSVKYTPWNEYKIHLANDDVDYVPYDVHGEYGQLFNIIESRYKENLETRILSLEKQLSRYTPIHLNPELGELSEAEKEALAYIIKASMVIDDIFYEQVWYGNPLVRDWLKEYSNSSKFDKLKWMYYSINKSPWSSLDENKAFLTTADSAVRLLADATRPVLGWKGLEYRIAFPVLKPPGASFYPPDMDKMEFQLWKSSLSVSEQEAAIGFFSVIRRHCDTDVNNSSLGSNHQSNSSDLFIVPYSQEYRFFLTKAAELLHKAAAMTQSSSLKKLLQTKADAFLSNDYYDSDIAWMELDSKLDVTIGPYETYEDSLFGYKATFEAFIGIRDDISTAKVKLFGDHLKDLEQNLPFDDIYKSKDVCAAPIRVIQLIYNAGDVKGPQTVAFNLPNDERIVNEHGTSMVLLKNISEAKFQHILRPIADICIKEEQREFIDFESFFTHTICHECCHGIGPHTIILPSGRQSTVRLELEELHSALEEAKADIVGLWALRFLIKQGLLPASLLKSMYVSFLAGCFRSIRFGLEESHGKGQALQFNWLYEKGAFLLHSDGTFSVDFGKVEGAVESLSREILTIQAKGDKAAAKSLLLEYAKLTTPLDASLKKLESIQVPVDITPIFGVVEKVFGK; encoded by the exons ATGGCGGAGCACCAAGAAGAGCTTCTCGATGTTCTCACGAAGACCGGCGAGAAGACCGGCGAGAACAAGCCCAG GAGTCTCGTCCATAGAGATGGAGACTACCATCGGGCTGTGCATGTGTGGATCTACGCGGAGAGCACAGGGGAGCTCCTCCTTCAGCGACGTGCTGATTGCAAGGACTCGTGGCCGGGGCTATGGGATATCTCGAGTGCTGGCCATATCTCTTCTGGTGATTCCTCCCTCCTCACTGCCAG GAGGGAGCTTGCTGAAGAACTAGGGATTCACCTTCCAAATAATGCATTTGagttgatattttgtttttctccaAGAGTGGTTG TGCCATAAATGACGGGAAAGTATATCAACAATGAGTATAATGATGTATATCTTGTCACAACTTTGGCCCCTATTCCTATGGAAGCCTTTACTCTTCAG GAAACGGAAGTTTCTTCTGTCAAGTATACGCCTTGGAATGAGTATAAAATCCATCTGGCAAATGATGATGTAGATTATGTCCCTTATGATGTACATGGAGAGTATGGGCaactttttaatattattgagaGCAG GTACAAGGAAAACTTGGAGACTCGCATTCTAAGTTTGGAGAAACAACTTAGTCGATACACTCCGATACATTTGAATCCTGAG TTGGGTGAGCTTTCAGAAGCAGAAAAAGAAGCCTTAGCCTACATCATCAAAGCATCAATggttattgatgatattttctaTGAGCAG GTCTGGTACGGCAATCCTCTTGTCCGAGATTGGCTAAAAGAATATTCTAATTCTTCGAAGTTTGATAAGTTGAAATGGATGTACTATTCCATAAATAAGAGCCCATG GTCATCCCTTGATGAAAACAAGGCATTTTTGACAACTGCTGATTCTGCTGTCAGATTGCTTGCTGACGCCACCAGACCAGTTTTGGGTTGGAAAGGACTTGAATATAGAATTGCATTTCCAGTTCTGAAACCCCCTGGTGCAAGTTTCTACCCTCCAGATATGGACAAAATG GAGTTCCAGTTGTGGAAGAGTAGCCTAAGCGTCAGTGAACAAGAAGCAGCCATTGGATTTTTCAGTGTGATAAGGAGGCACTGTGACACCGATGTGAATAATTCTTCAT TGGGTTCGAACCATCAGTCGAATTCCAGTGACCTATTTATTGTTCCATACTCTCAAGAATATAGATTTTTTCTCACTAAAGCAGCTGAGCTACTTCATAAGGCAGCAGCAATGACTCAATCATCAAG CCTGAAGAAGTTGCTGCAAACCAAGGCAGATGCATTTTTGTCAAATGACTATTATGACTCTGATATAGCATGGATGGAGCTG GATTCAAAATTGGATGTTACTATTGGCCCGTATGAGACATATGAAGATTCACTTTTTGGATACAAG GCTACATTTGAGGCATTCATTGGGATACGAGATGATATATCAACAGCCAAAGTGAAACTCTTTGGTGATCATTTAAAG GATTTAGAGCAAAATCTCCCATTTGATGATATCTACAAATCTAAAGATGTATGTGCTGCTCCTATCCGTGTCATTCAGCTCATTTACAATGCAGGG GATGTGAAAGGTCCTCAAACTGTGGCTTTTAATTTGCCAAATGATGAGCGAATAGTTAATGAGCATGGAACATCAATGGTCTTGCTGAAGAATATCTCTGAAGCCAA GTTTCAGCATATTCTTCGACCTATAGCTGATATATGCATTAAAGAAGAGCAAAGagaatttattgattttgaatCTTTCTTCACACACACTATCTGCCATGAATGCTGTCATGGGATTGGGCCTCATACTATAATCCTTCCAAGCGGGCGACAATCAACAGTTAGACTG GAACTTGAAGAACTCCACTCAGCcttagaagaagcaaaagcaGACATTGTTGGCTTATGGGCATTAAGATTTCTTATTAAACAG GGGTTACTTCCAGCAAGTTTGTTGAAATCTATGTACGTCTCTTTCTTAGCGGGATGCTTTCGCTCTATACGCTTTGGATTAGAAGAATCTCATGG AAAGGGGCAAGCATTGCAGTTTAATTGGTTATATGAAAAAGGAGCATTCCTTTTGCATTCGGATGGAACATTTTCTGTTGATTTTGGGAAG GTTGAAGGAGCTGTCGAAAGCCTCAGTAGGGAGATATTGACAATACAGGCTAAAGGTGACAAGGCTGCTGCAAAATCACTTCTTCTCGAATATGCGAAACTGACAACACCGTTGGATGCTTCTTTGAAAAAACTTGAAAGTATTCAG gtTCCTGTCGATATAACGCCAATATTCGGTGTGGTAGAGAAAGTGTTCGGCAAGTGA
- the LOC120283355 gene encoding uncharacterized protein LOC120283355: MVLDSISSPHRRPQNSSFLSTSFKKQTASRDTWSTLFERHRFLLTMLALLAFLCTIYLYFAITLGATDSCSGLSGSEKALCQTRSLMSHKGKLKLF; this comes from the coding sequence ATGGTTCTGGATTCTATCTCATCTCCGCACCGGAGGCCGCAAAACTCTTCATTCTTGTCAACCTCATTCAAGAAGCAGACAGCAAGCCGTGACACGTGGTCTACTCTCTTCGAGCGACATCGGTTCCTCTTGACAATGCTAGCTTTATTGGCTTTCTTATGCACTATATATCTCTACTTTGCAATCACTTTAGGTGCTACAGACTCTTGTTCTGGCTTGTCTGGCTCAGAGAAGGCTTTATGTCAAACAAGATCCTTAATGTCCCACAAAGGAAAGCTCAAACTCTTCTAG